CCGGGCAAAGCGCTCTGTGAGCGTGCAGAAATGAACCATTGTTTCGCCCAGTTCCAGTTCCGCGCTGTTGTGATCCGGCGCGTGCGCAAAGCGGTTGAAACGGGAGGCCATCTCCATTCCCCGCTGGAGCTGGTTTTTAATGGTGTTCATGGAATTGTTGAATCTTTCCTGGTACTTGTCCTTGGCCAGGGGTGAAATGGCCATGATGTCTTCCATGAGCCCGGCCGATTCCTGTATGATGGCCAGAATATTTTTAAACTCATGGGTCAGGTTGGCTGTCATTCTGCCGAAAAAGGCCAGTGTTTTCTCAGTTTCCTGGTTCATTGGGTCCCCTTTTCTGCTTGGCGGGGTTATGCTGAGGTTTTTCCAAGCGCTTCATGAATTTGTGAAATCAGTTCTTCGATATCCAGGGGCTTCATCAGGAAATCAAAAGCCCCCTGGTTCATTCCCTCCATACCCTCCTTTGTTGAGCCCTGACCGGTGAGCAGGATAATGGGCATATCCGGATTGGCTGATTTGATTTGTTTCATCACCTCCAGGCCCCCGATGCCGGGCATCATCAGGTCCAGCACAATGAGGTCAAAGGCTTTGTCCTGAACCATGGAAAGGGCCTGGTCTCCGGATGTGGCAATGCTGGGGTCAAATCCCCGCATTTCCAGTCTTTCGGCCAGTGTGGTGACAAATTCTTCCTCGTCGTCGACCAGCAGCACCTTGATTGAATCAGTCATCTTCCATTTCTCCGGGGGGCGTTTTGGGCAGAAAGATGGTAAAGGTGGTTCCCTGTTCTATTTTGCTGTCCACCTTGATTTCTCCGCCCAGTTTTTTAATGATACCGTAGGTGATCGACAGGCCAAGGCCTGTGCCATATCCTTTTTTGGTGGTAAAAAACGGTTCAAAAATCTGCCGCATGGTTTCTTCGGTCATGCCGTGACCGTTGTCCCGGATGGCAAGGGCCACGGTCTGCTCATCTTTTTTCCAGGTGGACAAAACAATTTCTCCGCCGTCTTTGACCGCGGCAAATGCATTGGTCAGCATATTAAGGATGACTTGCTGGAGCTGGCCCCGGTCAGAGGAGATTTTCGGGATTTGTTCGTCAAACTTAAACTCGATGTTTAGGTTGCGGTGGTGGGCTTCCTTTTCAAGAAACCCCAGGGTATCCCGGAGAACCTCGTTGATATCGAGCAGTTCATACTGCACCCCGATGCGCCTGGCAAATCCGAGCAGACGGTGGGTGATATTGCGGCACCGGTCCACGGACTGCAGGATCTGGGAGACGCCCCGCATGAGCTTTTCCTTGTCATGATGCTTGTCATGGTCCACCAGATCCTTTAAAAGCCCGGCTTTTTCATTGATAATGGCCAACGGGTTGTTGATCTCGTGGGCCACGCCCGCGGCAAGCCGGCCAATGGAGGACAGCTTCTGGGTGTATTCAAGCTCCCGGAAGGCAATGACGCGCTTTTCATCGGCTTCCCGGATTCGTTTGACCAGCAGGTGCGTGGAGCCGAAGATCACCAGAAAGATGGCAATGACGCTTGCCACAAACATATACGACATTTCCTGCTTCAGCGTGTGCCAGGGCTGGAAAACATTGGCCTGGGGCAGGATCATGACCAGTGTGAAGTCGTATTTGATCAGCCGGGAGTATACCATGACGATTTCCCGGCCGTCCGGGTCGGTCAGTTCCCTGACATGAGTGCCGGAATCCCCTGAGGGGATTTCCATGGGAAATTGGTCCAATACCTTTCCGTAGTTCCGGGAATCGGACTGGAGAACGCCCTTGCTGTTGACGATAAATGCGTCCGTGATGGGGTCCATTCCCATGGGACTGATCAGGTCCTCGAATTTTTTGGTATCCATGGTGGCCCGCAGGATCCAGGACTCGCCCTGGTCGTTTAAATTCTGAACGGCCATGGCGATATGCGGCAGGTCCCGGTAACCCATGAAGACATCACTGATGTAAACCCCCCGCACCCGGGCCTCATTGAACCATTGCTGGTTGGAATAATTTTTGTTCAGCAGGTCATAGGGGCCGGTGTAGGCGATTTTGGTGCCGTCGTTGTTGATAATCCCAAGATCCACGTATCCGCCGTATTCTTCCCGCAGAATGCGGAAAATCCGGTGCAGCGTGGCCTGGCCGGACAGGATCTCATATGAATAACTCGATGAGATGAAATGGATGGCAGAAAGCCGCTCTTCGAGAAACAGCTCAAAGGAATGGGCCGCCTTTCCGGCAATGGCGCGTATGGGTTTGATGCGTTCGGATTTGATGTTTTTCTGGTACTGCATGGCGTTGGTAGCCGCCATAATCGCCAGCGGAATCAGGGTCACGGCCAGCATCAAAAAAATGATATTGCGGCGAAGGCGCCGGTAGCGCCTGGGCATTTCTTTTTTTTCTTCGTCCCTTTCAAATATCTGCCGGCACAGGTCCCACCATTTTTTCATTTTATCGGCCATCGGATCAGTTCTCCCCTTGCTGGCCGACAATGGCGCCCGGGTAAAGTTTGTTTTTCAGCAATTGCTCCACTCCTTGCTTCCACGAGCCGAT
Above is a window of Desulfosalsimonas propionicica DNA encoding:
- a CDS encoding response regulator; this encodes MTDSIKVLLVDDEEEFVTTLAERLEMRGFDPSIATSGDQALSMVQDKAFDLIVLDLMMPGIGGLEVMKQIKSANPDMPIILLTGQGSTKEGMEGMNQGAFDFLMKPLDIEELISQIHEALGKTSA
- a CDS encoding sensor histidine kinase encodes the protein MADKMKKWWDLCRQIFERDEEKKEMPRRYRRLRRNIIFLMLAVTLIPLAIMAATNAMQYQKNIKSERIKPIRAIAGKAAHSFELFLEERLSAIHFISSSYSYEILSGQATLHRIFRILREEYGGYVDLGIINNDGTKIAYTGPYDLLNKNYSNQQWFNEARVRGVYISDVFMGYRDLPHIAMAVQNLNDQGESWILRATMDTKKFEDLISPMGMDPITDAFIVNSKGVLQSDSRNYGKVLDQFPMEIPSGDSGTHVRELTDPDGREIVMVYSRLIKYDFTLVMILPQANVFQPWHTLKQEMSYMFVASVIAIFLVIFGSTHLLVKRIREADEKRVIAFRELEYTQKLSSIGRLAAGVAHEINNPLAIINEKAGLLKDLVDHDKHHDKEKLMRGVSQILQSVDRCRNITHRLLGFARRIGVQYELLDINEVLRDTLGFLEKEAHHRNLNIEFKFDEQIPKISSDRGQLQQVILNMLTNAFAAVKDGGEIVLSTWKKDEQTVALAIRDNGHGMTEETMRQIFEPFFTTKKGYGTGLGLSITYGIIKKLGGEIKVDSKIEQGTTFTIFLPKTPPGEMEDD